CGAAAACGTGCAATTTGAGCTGGGGCCTTTGGAAAAGGGCTTCGCAGGCGGCGCCCCTTACAACGTCATCATTATTCAAGGCCGCGTTCAGGCAGGACTCGAGGCGTTGTTCGAACAGCTGACGCCCGATGGTCGACTGCTGGCGATCGTCACGCCGGAGACGCGCGCCGGCCAGCAGGTCGTACGCTTCGAGCGCCAGGACGGCCGTTCGGCGGGCGAACTGCCGTTGTTCTCGGCGACGGCGCCGGTGCTCGATGGCTTCGAACAGGCGCCCGCCTTCAACCTCTAGCGCCGCCATTTCGCCTTAATCGCGTTTCTAGCGTAGCGTTCGGGTGTCATCGTCGAGACTGATCGCCGCCGTAGATTGGCGTGCGTGTCGACGCGCGAAGATAGGTTGAGAACAATGACAATCGACGGGTATGGCCTCGGGTGGCGGCGGTCGGCCAACGTCCTGTCCTGCACGTCCGCCGCCGCATTGGCGCTTGCAGCGGTCGCTCTATCGCCGGGCCGGGCCTCTGCGGAGAGCCTTAGGTCGGCTCTGGCGCGTGCCTATTACGGCAACCCGGATCTCAACCAGAGCCGCGCCAATGTGCGGGTGCGCGACGAAGACGCGCCGAAAGCGAAATCGGGCCTTCGACCGAAAGCCAGCATCACCGCACAGGCTGGCGCGCAATATGCGGCGATCAAGATTCCCTTTGGCGGCAGCAGTAGCCAGCAGGCCGGCGCCGCGGCCGGCGCGAGCGGCGATTTTCAGGACACCTACGTGGGTTACCCACGCGGCGCGACTCTGAACATGTCGCAGACGCTGTTCGACGGCTTCCGCACTGAAAACTCCGTGCGCCAGGCGGAATCGGGCGTCTTCGCGGCGCGCTCGACGATGCGCCTGACCGAGCAGGCGACCCTTCAGAACGGCGCAACCGCCTATATGAACGTGCTGCGCGACACGGCGGTGGTGTCGCTGCGCAAAAACAATATTTCGGTGCTTGAGGAACAGCTCAAGCAGAGCCGCGACCGTTTCCAGGTCGGCGAAGTGACTCGAACCGACGTCTCCCAGGCCGAAGCCTCGGTCGCGCTGGCGCGTTCGGAATTCTATGCCGCGCAGGCGCAGCTCAAGAACAGCATGGCGAACTACCGCCAAATCATCGGCGCCGAGCCAAAACACCTTGAGCCGGGGCGCAGCCTCGAGCCGTTATTGCCAAAATCTTTGGAGCAGGCGATCGCCATCGCATTGGTGGAGCATCCCGGCGTGACCGCAGCCTTTCACCAGGTGGACGCGGCGGCGCTCGCGGTCAAGGTCGCGGAAGGCGCCCTGGCGCCCAATCTCTCCGTCAACGGCCAGGTGTCAAATCAATATGACTCGTTTCTCGGATTGCCGGGATCGAAGCAGTTCACAGCATCGGCGACAGCGCAGTTGAACGTCCCGCTCTATCAGGGCGGCGTCGAATATGCCTCAGTTCGCCAAGCCAAGGAGCAACTCGGCCAGGCGCGGCTTAACGCCGACGTTCAGCGCGAGAGCGTCCGCGCCAGCGTCGTTTCGAGCTACGGGCTGCTCGACACCGCCAAGGCGTCGATTATCTCTGGGCAGGCGGCGGTGAAGGCGGCGGAGACCGCGCTCGCCGGGGTGCGCGAGGAGGCCAAGGTCGGGCAACGCACCACCCTCGATGTGTTGAACGCGCAGCAGTCGCTGCTCAACGCCAGGGTCAACCTCGTCACGTCGCAGCGCGATCGGGTCGTCGCCTCTTATGCGGCGCTGGGGTCGATCGGACGCTTGTCGGCGCAAGAACTCGACCTCGCGGTCGCGCTCTATGACCCGAGCGTTCATCTCAATCAGGTGCACGACCTGTGGTTCGGTCTCGACACGCCCGACGGCCGATAAGAATTTCGCGAATGCGGGTGACATCATAGCGCGAAAAGTGTGGAATTCGTTCGGACCGAGTTGATTCGCGGATTTCGCGCGGTCAGAGATCCGGTTCACCCTCATGCGCGGCCTTTCCGCGCAAAGCGGCAGAACTCCATGAGCGCAGCGAACGCATCCGCCCCGTCGCATTCGTTGCAGGACGAAGCGCGCGCGAACGAGCCGTCGATGGAGGAAATTCTCGCTTCCATCCGTCGGATCATCGCCGACGACGACAGCCTGCCGGACGCGCGTCGCGATGATCGCCGGCGTGCGCGCGACATCGACGGGGCGCGCAGCGCCTATCCAGCGCCCGTGCTCGAGCGACGCGAGGACGAACCGCCGTTGTCGCTCCTTGACGGCGACCTCGACGAGATCGCGGAAGCAGGGGACGTTCGGCTGATGTATGTCGCGGGCGACGCTCCTCAGGAAACGGGACCCGAGCTGACGGAAGCCGAAGAGTCATGGGAGATTGAACGCGTGGTTGAGCGCCAAGAGGCGGGCATGGAGATCGGCGATGTTGCGCCGGTTGTCGAGCAGGCGTTGCTGTCAGATAAATCCGCTGCGACGGTCGCGTCAAAATTTCAAGCGCTCGCCGCTGGCGTAGCGTTCAGTGAGAGCGACATTCTCGACAGATGCGCAAAAGAATTGCTGCAGCCGATACTGCGGCAATGGCTCGAGGCGAATCTGCCGTCGCTCGTGGAGCAGCTGGTGCGCGCCGAAATCGAACGGATCGCCCGGCCTGCAAACCGTCTTGCGGCTTCGGCGCGCAAACCCAGTCAGCCTTAACGACGCTTTAAACGGGTCGAAGCTATCCTCGCGGCCATGCATCGGCTCCGAGTCATGATTCATACGCTCGTCCTCCCGCTCAGCCTCTACACAGTGGCTGGCGTCTTGGCCGCCTATTTCATCTGGCACGGCGTTAACGGCCAGCGCGGGCTGAAGATCGGCGAGGAATACGAGCAGAAGCTCGATCAGCTGCGTCTGGAGCGCAACCTGCTCAAGCTTCAACGCATGCACTGGGAAAGTCGCCTGGCGCTCATCAAGGGCGAGACCGTAGACGCCGACATCCTCGACGAGGAGGCGCGCAAGCGACTGGGGCGGGCGCACAAGAACGACGTCGTGATCTTTTTGCCGGCGCCGGGCGCGCCCTAACCTCGGCGCGGCGAGAAACGCGCCTGCAAGCCGGGCGGTCCCGCGCAGTCGACAAGGTCCCGCGAGATCAGATCTTCAAGATGGGCGAGGGCGGTCATCGCCGCCGCGACGTGGAGACGTTTGTCGACGCCTTCGTAAATGTGGGCGACGATCTCAGCGATCGTTTCGTCCCCCAATTCAAGACGCTGAAGAATGGCGGCCTCGCGCGCGCGCCGGTGATGAAGCAGGGCGCGCAGGAAACGCTGGGGATCGTGCACCGGTTCGCCGTGCCCCGGCCAATAGATGCGGTCACCGCGCCCGCGCAGCCGTTCGAGCGACGCCATATAGGCGCCCATGGAGCCGTCCGGCGGCGCGATCACGGTGGTCGCCCAGGCCATCACATGGTCGCCGGTGAAGAGCGCCTGCTCCTTCGCGAGCGCGAAGCAGAGATGATTCGCCGTATGGCCCGGCGTCGCCAGGGCCACAAGAGAAGCGCCTCCGATTTCGAGCGTATCGCCGTCTCTCAGCAAGATATCCGGCGCGTAGCTCCGATCGTGGGCTGCGTCGAGGTTGGGGGCGTCGACGGATTGCGACTCGCGGGGCATGTGGGGAGCGCAGCCGGCGATTATGGCGCCCGTCGCCTCCTTCAAGGCGCGCGCCGCCGGCGAGTGATCGCGATGCGTATGGGTCACCAGCACGTAACGCAGTCTTTCGCCGCCGAT
Above is a genomic segment from Methylocystis rosea containing:
- a CDS encoding MBL fold metallo-hydrolase, encoding MRPLGRNEGAVIQAGTHPDVSARVSPLTRRALAPNPGPFTYRGTCSYLVGNGDVAIIDPGPDDPRHIGALLASIGGERLRYVLVTHTHRDHSPAARALKEATGAIIAGCAPHMPRESQSVDAPNLDAAHDRSYAPDILLRDGDTLEIGGASLVALATPGHTANHLCFALAKEQALFTGDHVMAWATTVIAPPDGSMGAYMASLERLRGRGDRIYWPGHGEPVHDPQRFLRALLHHRRAREAAILQRLELGDETIAEIVAHIYEGVDKRLHVAAAMTALAHLEDLISRDLVDCAGPPGLQARFSPRRG
- a CDS encoding TolC family outer membrane protein, with translation MTIDGYGLGWRRSANVLSCTSAAALALAAVALSPGRASAESLRSALARAYYGNPDLNQSRANVRVRDEDAPKAKSGLRPKASITAQAGAQYAAIKIPFGGSSSQQAGAAAGASGDFQDTYVGYPRGATLNMSQTLFDGFRTENSVRQAESGVFAARSTMRLTEQATLQNGATAYMNVLRDTAVVSLRKNNISVLEEQLKQSRDRFQVGEVTRTDVSQAEASVALARSEFYAAQAQLKNSMANYRQIIGAEPKHLEPGRSLEPLLPKSLEQAIAIALVEHPGVTAAFHQVDAAALAVKVAEGALAPNLSVNGQVSNQYDSFLGLPGSKQFTASATAQLNVPLYQGGVEYASVRQAKEQLGQARLNADVQRESVRASVVSSYGLLDTAKASIISGQAAVKAAETALAGVREEAKVGQRTTLDVLNAQQSLLNARVNLVTSQRDRVVASYAALGSIGRLSAQELDLAVALYDPSVHLNQVHDLWFGLDTPDGR
- a CDS encoding PopZ family protein; this translates as MSAANASAPSHSLQDEARANEPSMEEILASIRRIIADDDSLPDARRDDRRRARDIDGARSAYPAPVLERREDEPPLSLLDGDLDEIAEAGDVRLMYVAGDAPQETGPELTEAEESWEIERVVERQEAGMEIGDVAPVVEQALLSDKSAATVASKFQALAAGVAFSESDILDRCAKELLQPILRQWLEANLPSLVEQLVRAEIERIARPANRLAASARKPSQP
- a CDS encoding FtsB family cell division protein, which encodes MAAYFIWHGVNGQRGLKIGEEYEQKLDQLRLERNLLKLQRMHWESRLALIKGETVDADILDEEARKRLGRAHKNDVVIFLPAPGAP